In Helianthus annuus cultivar XRQ/B chromosome 9, HanXRQr2.0-SUNRISE, whole genome shotgun sequence, the following are encoded in one genomic region:
- the LOC110877079 gene encoding 60S ribosomal protein L31, with amino-acid sequence MIEKTKIRKEELVTREYTINLHKRTHGCTFKKKAPKAIKEIKKFAQKAMGTTDVRVDVKLNKYVWSRGIRSIPRRIRVRIARKRNDDEDAKEELYSLVTVAEIPAEGLKGLGTKIIDDED; translated from the exons ATGATAGAGAAGACGAAAATAAGGAAGGAAGAGTTGGTGACGAGAGAGTACACCATTAATCTTCACAAGCGTACACATGGATG CACATTTAAGAAGAAAGCGCCAAAAGCTATCAAGGAAATCAAGAAGTTTGCACAAAAAGCCATGGGAACAACAGACGTACGCGTTGATGTTAAACTAAACAAATACGTTTGGAGCCGTGGAATCAGAAGTATCCCAAGACGAATTAGGGTTCGAATCGCGCGCAAgagaaatgatgatgaagatgcaaAGGAAGAACTTTACTCACTTGTTACTGTAGCTGAAATTCCTGCAGAAGGATTGAAGGGTCTTGGGACCAAAATCATTGATGATGAAGATTGA
- the LOC110877078 gene encoding uncharacterized protein LOC110877078 encodes MKRLAKGWKNIHSDSDDEFSLPTSSDFQPMDTEEQEELVRSLERSQAQQSRFWRSVFAGLLCCFVAFLIFSIHGQTTMPWELRYHAYFMGEIESWLVIAADWAAVLVCSLAIAGLLNNSRSRRRFLWFSCCAGVLLAVFWLYNMLKLDKFRWDVIWLPLGPLSGAGFCLYVDTLLNESSEEVKKLRGYMYAYKSR; translated from the exons ATGAAGAGGCTAGCGAAGGGATGGAAGAACATTCACTCCGACTCCGACGACGAATTCTCTCTTCCGACCAGCTCCGATTTCCAACCCATGGATACCGAAG AGCAGGAGGAACTTGTTAGGTCACTTGAACGATCTCAAGCTCAACAATCTCGGTTTTGGCGG AGCGTGTTTGCGGGCCTGCTTTGTTGCTTTGTGGCGTTTCTCATTTTCTCCATTCATGGACAAACTACAATGCCCTGGGAATTG CGTTACCATGCGTACTTCATGGGTGAGATTGAATCATGGCTTGTGATTGCTGCag ATTGGGCAGCAGTATTGGTGTGTTCATTGGCAATTGCTGGCTTGTTGAATAATTCACGATCTCGTAGACGGTTTCTTTGGTTCTCTTGCTGTGCTGGCGTTTTGTTAGCAGTTTTCTGGTTATATAATATGCTAAA GCTGGATAAATTCAGATGGGATGTTATTTGGCTTCCTCTTGGTCCCTTGAG TGGAGCCGGGTTTTGTCTCTATGTGGATACGCTTCTGAACGAGTCATCTGAGGAAGTTAAAAAACTCAGAGGCTACATGTATGCCTACAAGTCCCGTTGA